In the Paenibacillus sp. FSL R7-0337 genome, ATGACCGCCGGAATCCGCTGGTGCCTCTGCCGGGCCCTGTTCAGCAATGGCTGGAACCGGATGCAGTGCTGGTCACGCATCTGCATCCGGATCATTGGGATGCTGCGGCAGCAGAGCAGTTGTCCAAGGAGTTGCCGGTGTATTGCCAGGAAGGTGACGGAGAGACCATTGCGGCCCAAGGTTATGGGCGAGTTACTGAGATTAAGGATAGCGGGTCTGCGTCCTTCGGCGGTGTGACTCTGACGCGTACAGGCGGGCATCACGGGACAGGGGAGATCGGAGAATTAATGGGCAAGGTTTCGGGTTTCGTTTTTCGGGCGGAAGGCGAACCTGTGCTGTATCTGGCAGGCGATACGATCTGGTGCGAAGAGGTTCAGCAGGTGATAGAAGAGGAATCGCCTGAGGTGATCATTGTCAATGCCGGAGGGGCACGGTTCCTGATAGGAGGGCCGATTACCATGGATGAGCAGGACGTGGTGCAGGTATGCCATTCCGCTCCGGCTGCTTCGGTAATTGCTGTGCATATGAATACGATTAACCACTGCCGTGTGACGAGGGAGCTATTGAAGGAGCGGCTTGAACAGGAAGGTCTGTCCGCCCGCGTTGCCATTCCGCTGGATGGGGAGTGGGTCTGAATTGTAAACGATCTCAGAATCTCTCGCTACCCGCTTGACTAACCTGTAGAATCATGATAAATTAATCCTTGTTCATGTTAATGTTCCCTGATAGCTCAGTTGGTAGAGCACTCGACTGTTAATCGAGTTGTCACAGGTTCGAGTCCTGTTCGGGGAGCCATTACTTGGAGAGATACCCAAGTGGCTATAAGGGGACCCTCTGCTAAGGGGTTAGACTGCGTAAGCGGTGCGAGGGTTCGAATCCCTCTCTCTCCGTTCTTGAATTAACACATAAGGAGCTCATATTGAGCTCCTTTTTTTTGTTTTTAGAAAATTACAATTTTCTTCTGACGTGCATATGAAAAACCGAATACAATGTGTTGCCGCGAAGGATCTCGGGCCAAATATATGCGGAAAACCGAACACAATCGGTGCTGCTGTGATAAAGGAGGGGGCCTTGCTCCGCAGCCCGTAACCTTGTAGAGAAATCCTGCAAGAAGTGCAGCAATACGGCCCAATAGAAGCGAGCAGTACTGAAATTCTGCATGAAAGGCAACAAAGCTAGCGCTAGGTTGCACTAAACACCGGAAATCCTGCAAATGATGCAACAATGTACCAAAGTCCGTAATATTTTTAGAAGAATCCTGCATAATGTGCAACAATGTGATTCATATAAGCGGGTCCCTTTAGCGGGAAACGCTGAATCCCTGGAAGATACGATTTTCCTGTCTGATGTCGTAATTCCATATAGTCGATGTCGCATTTATCTACTAAAAATACTGCTTATTATATGATACTTTATAGGTGATGTCAGAATAATGTATATGGAGGTGCAGGCGGGTGAGCATTAAGATTGGCAAGATCAGCTTTTGGCATGTGCATGCCTGGGATTATACGAAGCAGGCTCAGGAGCATGAAGATACGGAGATTGCTGCGGTATGGGACGAGGATGCGGAGAGGGGCAGGAAGGCGGCAGAGAGTTTGAATGTCCCATTTTATGATTCTTTGGAGGACATGCTTGCCAGGAAGGATATCGATGCCGTGATTGTCGACGCGCCAACCCATATGCACCGGGAGGTTATGATTGCGGCGGCCAGAGCAGGCAAGCACATCTTCACCGAAAAGGTTGTAGCTGCAACGCTGAATGAGGTGAACGAAATCCTCTCTGAGGTAGCGGAGCATGGAGTGAAGCTAACCGTGTCCTTGCCGCGGCTAAATGACGGTTATACGTTAACGGTTCAAGACATTTTAAGCCAGGGACTGCTGGGGGAGATCACTTATGTCAGAGTCCGCTTATCTCATAACGGCGCAACGGCCAACTGGCTTCCCGAGCATTTTTATAGTCTCGAGCAATGCCAGGGCGGGGCATTGATTGATCTGGGATGTCATCCCATGTACCTGACCAGACTGTTTCTGGGTCAAGAGGTGACCGGGGTAAGCGCGAGCTTCGGATATGTGACGGGCAAGGAAGTGGAAGACAACGCGGTAGCGACGCTCTATACCGGTTCGGGAGCGATCGGTGTGGTGGAAGCCGGCTTCGTGAACAGCTACTCCCCTTTTACCATAGAAGTGCATGGAACGGAAGGAACTCTACTCTATGGAACGCCTGAAGCGAAGCTGCTTGTTAGAAGTAATCAAGCAGCAGATCAAGGG is a window encoding:
- a CDS encoding MBL fold metallo-hydrolase; protein product: MKIKLIRHATLWLEYGGATFLIDPMLSVQGVNPPIMNSGDDRRNPLVPLPGPVQQWLEPDAVLVTHLHPDHWDAAAAEQLSKELPVYCQEGDGETIAAQGYGRVTEIKDSGSASFGGVTLTRTGGHHGTGEIGELMGKVSGFVFRAEGEPVLYLAGDTIWCEEVQQVIEEESPEVIIVNAGGARFLIGGPITMDEQDVVQVCHSAPAASVIAVHMNTINHCRVTRELLKERLEQEGLSARVAIPLDGEWV
- a CDS encoding Gfo/Idh/MocA family oxidoreductase translates to MSIKIGKISFWHVHAWDYTKQAQEHEDTEIAAVWDEDAERGRKAAESLNVPFYDSLEDMLARKDIDAVIVDAPTHMHREVMIAAARAGKHIFTEKVVAATLNEVNEILSEVAEHGVKLTVSLPRLNDGYTLTVQDILSQGLLGEITYVRVRLSHNGATANWLPEHFYSLEQCQGGALIDLGCHPMYLTRLFLGQEVTGVSASFGYVTGKEVEDNAVATLYTGSGAIGVVEAGFVNSYSPFTIEVHGTEGTLLYGTPEAKLLVRSNQAADQGAAWNDTPVLANRDSAFEQWVAHIQDDTLASDNIQAATELTRLMEAANLSAKAGRVVRLAELKS